Proteins from a single region of Corylus avellana chromosome ca11, CavTom2PMs-1.0:
- the LOC132165580 gene encoding uncharacterized protein LOC132165580: MLTMYTNLTKSQAFPLAIRIYSRPRCLKLFHNSKPQSCPTGSYPKPLLNPIRIETLGDSRVMKSMDFSTCSHYRTLGMGSIAKPRSGFRLRSAIQCCRLIKAPSFSSSYTQRDGEKNGGLRPRKTLPWLASNRAKEVKWSEKATSTKTNRSSWEESANRLEKVSGRSSREESAKRSEEATTMRSARSSWKVSAENFVGKSGRLTEGSEGGRNRIVDKAEDRQRGYVDRYGSSEEDKEEGGEVEANDDPRWDKIKHRFSGVVDVRAASEKPELQRWNKQENWGRKTWKEATESTVPKMVGEGIYGVGPVLAALSAHRREFYALYLQEGLDLSNNNRKKKDKKGFEKVLRMAERIGLSIREASKHDLNMVVDNRPHQGLVLDASPLEMVKIKELDPISKEEGKGSLWVALDEVTDPQNLGAIIRSAYFFGASGVVLCAKNSAPLTGVVSKASAGALELMELRYCKNMMQFLVTSAENGWRVLGGSVSPKAVPLDEILPGAPTVLVLGSEGTGLRPLVERSCTQLLRIPGNAPLDLSTGGVNDTETAERNSGCSGEEFRSFLAVESLNVSVAAGVLLHHLIGNNYKNECHIGDKPTDALEQDSMADALN; this comes from the coding sequence ATGCTTACAATGTATACCAATTTGACGAAGAGCCAGGCATTTCCCTTGGCTATTAGGATTTATTCACGACCCAGATGCTTAAAATTGTTCCACAACTCAAAGCCCCAATCTTGTCCCACTGGGTCTTATCCAAAACCCCTGTTAAACCCCATTAGGATCGAAACCCTTGGAGATTCCCGTGTCATGAAATCCATGGATTTTTCAACTTGTTCCCATTATAGGACCCTGGGAATGGGCAGTATAGCGAAACCCAGAAGTGGGTTTCGGCTTAGAAGTGCCATCCAGTGTTGCCGTTTGATAAAAGCTCCAAGTTTTTCAAGTTCGTATACTCAGAGAGATGGTGAGAAGAATGGTGGGTTGAGACCTCGAAAAACTCTTCCTTGGTTGGCATCAAATAGAGCTAAGGAAGTAAAATGGTCGGAGAAAGCAACGTCTACAAAGACGAATCGTTCTTCTTGGGAGGAATCGGCAAATAGGTTGGAGAAAGTGAGCGGTAGGTCTTCTAGGGAGGAATCGGCAAAAAGGTCGGAGGAAGCAACAACAATGAGAAGTGCTCGTTCTTCTTGGAAGGTATCAGCAGAAAATTTTGTGGGGAAAAGTGGCAGGTTGACTGAAGGGAGTGAAGGAGGTAGGAATAGAATAGTAGATAAGGCAGAGGATCGGCAAAGGGGCTATGTTGATAGGTATGGAAGCTCtgaagaagataaagaagaaggaggagaagTAGAGGCCAACGATGATCCGAGATGGGATAAAATTAAACATAGGTTCAGTGGAGTGGTGGATGTAAGGGCTGCATCTGAGAAACCTGAGTTGCAGAGGTGGAATAAGCAGGAAAATTGGGGTAGAAAGACATGGAAAGAGGCTACTGAATCAACTGTGCCTAAAATGGTTGGCGAAGGGATTTATGGGGTTGGTCCAGTTTTGGCTGCTTTATCAGCTCACAGAAGAGAATTTTATGCATTGTACCTCCAAGAAGGTTTGGATTTGAGTAATAACAATAGGAAGAAGAAGGACAAAAAAGGGTTTGAGAAAGTGTTAAGGATGGCTGAAAGAATTGGATTAAGCATAAGGGAAGCATCAAAGCATGATCTCAATATGGTGGTTGATAACCGCCCCCATCAGGGTCTTGTGCTAGATGCCTCTCCATTGGAGATGGTAAAAATAAAGGAATTGGACCCTATTTCTAAGGAGGAAGGTAAAGGTTCTCTTTGGGTAGCTTTGGATGAGGTTACGGATCCACAGAATTTGGGGGCAATCATTAGGTCGGCTTACTTCTTTGGAGCTTCAGGGGTGGTGTTATGTGCCAAGAATTCAGCTCCATTGACTGGTGTTGTGAGCAAAGCAAGTGCAGGCGCACTTGAATTAATGGAGCTTAGGTATTGCAAGAATATGATGCAGTTCCTAGTAACCTCAGCTGAAAATGGTTGGCGAGTTCTTGGGGGTTCAGTTTCTCCAAAAGCTGTTCCCTTGGATGAGATTTTGCCTGGTGCACCAACAGTTCTAGTTTTGGGCAGTGAGGGTACCGGTTTGAGGCCTTTGGTGGAGAGATCATGTACTCAGTTGCTTAGGATCCCTGGAAATGCTCCTCTGGACTTATCCACTGGTGGTGTGAATGATACGGAAACTGCAGAAAGAAACTCGGGCTGCTCCGGTGAAGAATTCAGGTCCTTTTTGGCTGTGGAGAGCTTAAATGTCAGTGTTGCAGCAGGTGTGCTTCTTCATCACTTAATTGGAAACAACTACAAAAATGAGTGCCACATTGGAGATAAGCCGACTGATGCACTTGAACAAGATTCCATGGCCGATGCATTGAATTAA
- the LOC132165642 gene encoding mitochondrial import inner membrane translocase subunit TIM17-2-like — protein sequence MGTPETSREPCPDRILDDIGGAFAMGAVGGSAFHFIKGVYNSPGGARILGGSQAVRLNAPRVGGSFAVWGGLFSAFDCTMVFVRQKEDPWNSIVAGAATGGFLSMRQGLGASARSAAFGGVLLALIEGAGIMLNRMFSAQQQMPVILEEPGPNMPPLPGFMGQPQSMPEPASAAGSSSPDSGSGWLGGWFGGPKKESSAGTSSGSETKILESFDAPPVPSFEYK from the coding sequence ATGGGGACGCCAGAGACATCAAGGGAGCCCTGCCCGGACCGAATCCTCGACGACATCGGCGGAGCTTTCGCTATGGGGGCCGTGGGCGGCTCGGCCTTCCACTTCATCAAGGGCGTTTACAACTCCCCAGGCGGGGCTCGCATCCTCGGCGGCTCGCAGGCCGTGCGGCTCAACGCGCCGCGTGTCGGCGGCAGCTTCGCAGTCTGGGGCGGCCTATTCTCCGCCTTTGACTGCACCATGGTCTTCGTGCGCCAGAAGGAGGACCCCTGGAATTCCATCGTGGCCGGCGCCGCCACAGGAGGCTTCCTCTCCATGCGACAGGGACTAGGCGCCTCTGCTCGCTCGGCAGCCTTCGGCGGCGTTCTCTTGGCGCTCATCGAAGGCGCTGGGATCATGCTCAACCGTATGTTCAGCGCGCAGCAACAGATGCCTGTGATCCTCGAAGAGCCCGGGCCCAATATGCCCCCTCTCCCGGGCTTCATGGGCCAGCCCCAGTCCATGCCGGAACCGGCCTCGGCGGCTGGGTCTTCTTCTCCAGATTCAGGTTCGGGGTGGCTTGGAGGGTGGTTCGGCGGACCGAAGAAGGAGTCTTCGGCAGGGACGAGTAGCGGAAGCGAGACGAAGATCTTGGAGAGCTTCGATGCACCTCCGGTGCCGAGTTTTGAGTACAAGTGA
- the LOC132165266 gene encoding probable 3-hydroxyisobutyrate dehydrogenase-like 1, mitochondrial — translation MLLPLLPRSLSHTATHSPPFLTFLCRSMATERISPSTTRVGWIGTGVMGRFMAGHIINAGYTLTVFNRTLSKAQPLVDMGAHLAQSPLAVASQSDVVFSIVGYPSDVRSVLLDPTSGALSGLRHGGVLVDMTTSEPSLADEIAVAAASKDCAAIDAPVSGGDRGAKNGTLAIFAGGDETVVKRLSPLFALLGKVNYMGAPGKGQFAKLANQVVIASTMVGLVEGMVYAHKAGLEVGLFLDAISTGAAGSKSLDLHGSRILKRDLEPGFYVNHFVKDLGICLKECQRMGLALPGLALAQQLYLSLKAHGEGNLGTQALILALERLNNVSLESAPAAAPSS, via the coding sequence ATGCTACTTCCTCTTCTACCCCGCTCCCTCTCCCACACTGCCACTCACTCCCCTCCCTTCCTCACCTTCCTCTGCCGATCCATGGCCACCGAGCGCATCAGCCCATCCACCACCCGCGTTGGATGGATCGGCACCGGCGTCATGGGCCGCTTCATGGCCGGCCACATCATCAACGCCGGCTACACCCTCACCGTCTTCAACCGCACTCTCTCCAAGGCCCAACCCCTCGTCGACATGGGGGCCCACTTGGCCCAATCCCCACTCGCTGTCGCCTCCCAATCCGACGTCGTATTCTCCATCGTCGGCTACCCCTCAGACGTTCGCTCCGTTCTCCTCGATCCCACCTCCGGCGCCCTCTCCGGACTCCGCCACGGCGGCGTCCTCGTTGACATGACCACCTCGGAGCCCTCCCTCGCCGACGAGATCGCCGTCGCGGCTGCCTCCAAGGACTGCGCCGCGATCGACGCCCCGGTCTCAGGCGGCGACCGCGGCGCCAAGAATGGAACCCTCGCGATATTCGCCGGCGGGGACGAGACAGTAGTCAAGCGCCTGAGCCCGCTGTTTGCCCTTCTGGGTAAGGTTAATTACATGGGTGCCCCCGGAAAAGGGCAATTCGCGAAGCTAGCGAACCAGGTGGTGATCGCTTCGACGATGGTGGGGTTGGTGGAGGGGATGGTGTACGCGCACAAGGCCGGGCTGGAGGTGGGTCTGTTCCTGGACGCCATCTCGACGGGTGCTGCGGGGTCCAAGTCGCTGGACTTGCACGGGAGTAGGATCTTGAAGAGGGATTTGGAGCCTGGATTCTATGTGAACCACTTTGTGAAGGACTTGGGGATATGTTTGAAGGAGTGCCAGAGAATGGGTCTGGCTTTGCCTGGGCTGGCTCTGGCTCAGCAGCTCTATCTGTCGCTCAAGGCTCATGGGGAGGGCAACTTGGGGACCCAAGCGCTTATTTTGGCTCTGGAGCGGCTTAATAATGTTTCGCTTGAATCTGCTCCGGCAGCGGCTCCTTCGTCATAG
- the LOC132165267 gene encoding probable 3-hydroxyisobutyrate dehydrogenase-like 1, mitochondrial has product MATEPISPSATRVGWIGTGIMGRFMAGHIINAGYTLTIFNRTLSKAQPLVDMGAHLAQSPLAVASQSDVVFSIVGYPSDVRSVLLDPTSGALSGLRHGGVLVDMTTSEPSLADEIAAAAASKDCAAIDAPVSGGDRGAKNGTLAIFAGGDETVVKRLSPLFALLGKVNYMGAPGKGQFAKLANQVVIASTMMGLVEGMVYAHKAGLEVRLFLDAISTGAAGSKSLDLHGSRILKRDLEPGFYVNHFVKDLGICLKECQRMGLALPGLALAQQLYLSLKAHGEGNLGTQALILALERLNNVSLESAAAAAPSS; this is encoded by the coding sequence ATGGCCACCGAGCCCATCAGCCCATCCGCCACCCGCGTTGGATGGATCGGCACCGGCATCATGGGCCGCTTCATGGCCGGCCACATCATCAACGCCGGCTACACCCTCACCATCTTCAACCGCACTCTCTCCAAGGCCCAACCCCTCGTCGACATGGGGGCCCACTTGGCCCAATCCCCACTCGCTGTCGCCTCCCAATCCGACGTCGTATTCTCCATCGTCGGCTACCCCTCAGACGTTCGCTCCGTTCTCCTCGATCCCACCTCCGGCGCCCTCTCCGGACTCCGCCACGGCGGCGTCCTCGTTGACATGACCACCTCGGAGCCCTCCCTCGCCGACGAGATCGCCGCCGCGGCTGCATCCAAGGACTGCGCCGCGATCGACGCCCCGGTCTCAGGCGGCGACCGCGGCGCCAAGAATGGAACCCTCGCGATATTCGCCGGCGGGGACGAGACAGTAGTCAAGCGCCTGAGCCCGCTGTTTGCCCTTCTGGGTAAGGTTAATTACATGGGTGCCCCCGGAAAAGGGCAATTCGCGAAGCTAGCGAACCAGGTGGTGATCGCTTCGACGATGATGGGGTTGGTGGAGGGGATGGTGTACGCGCACAAGGCCGGGCTGGAGGTGCGTCTGTTCCTGGACGCCATCTCGACGGGTGCTGCGGGGTCCAAGTCGCTGGACTTGCACGGGAGTAGGATCTTGAAGAGGGATTTGGAGCCTGGATTCTATGTGAACCACTTTGTGAAGGACTTGGGGATATGTTTGAAGGAGTGCCAGAGAATGGGTCTGGCTTTGCCTGGGCTGGCTCTGGCTCAGCAGCTCTATCTGTCCCTCAAGGCTCATGGGGAGGGCAACTTGGGGACCCAAGCGCTTATTTTGGCTCTGGAGCGGCTTAATAATGTTTCGCTTGAATCTGCTGCGGCCGCGGCTCCTTCATCATAG